One Carya illinoinensis cultivar Pawnee chromosome 5, C.illinoinensisPawnee_v1, whole genome shotgun sequence genomic window, tttccttttctgttcCTAAAAAGTTGTGCCCATCTTTTGTGGGCTCTAGCTACAAAGCAGTATGCATTTTCATGAGTAGAAGGACTAAAGAGGAAAATCGACACCAAATAGTGGGCTATAAGATCGCAGTTGCGTTTAGACATTGCTGCCAGGTGGGGTCTAAATTACACGGATTGTGGACGATCTTATAAATCCCAGAACACAAAAAGCTGACGAGAGCttacaaaatgaaaaaggaaatttattcttttaaaagttTCCAATGCAAACACACCCACGTACTAAGCAAGCCAACCAACCGATGCAGGTTAAAATTTACCCCTTACTGATCTAATTTCAATAATATGAAACCACGAATGAAATAGCAATGCTAcgtaaaattacaaacactgcataatcgttttgaaaaagagtgaaatctacgattaaaaaattaatttttttttcatatagatctcatataaattcatttttttcaaaacgactgaacgccacttgcacaaccacgactacaaatatcatttctccgaATGAAAATCATGCTGCGCATGCAACTGCTTAGATTCACAATAACTGGATTTCAATTCCTGCTATATTTGGGCAAAAAAACGTGAGAGTTTCAGACTAAAAATTTAacccaaagaaataaaataagagacaAACAGTAGTAAGACAAGACAGTAGTTTTCCCGTATTGGGTTCCAGCGAAACATGTATATGAGTTGTTCTGCATTCCCAGTGAAGCTGACCAGCTTTGAGAACTCCCAGCCGAATTAAGGTTAGGTTAACTGTAAACCCTCTTAACTGATTCCCTCCAGTTACACCTAATAGTTAACATATtcccaaaaaaattattgaaataaattttaggACACCAATCAACGGCTAAACTTCCCGAGCAAGTCGATTCATTAAACTAGTTCTGAAATTCAACCCTCGTTAACTGTCACGATCGTATCCTGTGTTGCTATAGCCTTGAGCTTGTATCACGAATAGAGGACTTGGGGAATTCAAAAAAGCAATTAGATCTTTCTTTCATCTGCATTAAAGTTCCAAGCACGCGCTTTCTCCCTGCATTGTGAATAGCAGCCTTTGTCAACGGCACAAGCATCAGGAACATCCGTTGCATGCATCCATCCAAACCAGCTCGGTTTTTGAAAGAGCAAGCTAGTTTTCATGTTCCTCTGCCTTAAAGTCCATCAAAAGAAATTGGTTGCTCAGCAGCCAGGACTGTCAGCAGAAGCTAGAACGGATGACATACCACACCCAGTTAAAGCTCATGCATTGAGGCCAGCCCAATTCTTGAAAGCAACAAGTGCTTCCATTTTTCGAAAGTTCCTCTTCCTCAGTTTTGCCACTTTGAGCTTTTTATGGGTCTCCATAAATGCTTGCTTATACCTCCACTTATCCACAAAGATCTTCATTTCCTGAGTTTTCTCCACAACTTGCATCACTGCATCAAAGAAACCTCCCTTAACCAGAGCATAAAGGAATGCATCCACCAAATTGTGATCAAATTTGACTCCCTTCTGCCCATCATTTGAAACTTTTCGTTTAACCTCATTCCACAGCATCAAGACGCTGAAATATTTCTCTATAGTCACATATCCATTGATTAGGGACAAATATGTCTGGTCATTTGGTTCGAACTGCAGGAATATCATCCTTCTGAAAGTCCTCCTTGCATCTTCTAATCGCCCTGCTTTACAAAAAGCATGAATAATTGAGTTCCAGTCATGGGTTGCCACTTCAATTCGAGGATCCTCAACAACCTCATCTAAGAACGCAGCCATCAACTCAGGCCGATGATTCTCCATTAAGCCAGTCATTATAGTTAAGTAACTCCCCTTAAGGTCAGGTACTCTTGCTTCTCTCATGTCCCTGAACAAAGAAAAAGCCGACTGAAAATCTTGGCTTGACATGGATGCTTCAATCAAAGAATCATAGGTTTCTAAATCCAACTGAAGGCCTGAATTGGTAATTTCCATAACCAGTTGAGTAGCTTCAGCTGTTCGATGCTCTTTGCGGTAAGCCTTCAAGATCGGAACATACACCCCAAGCCCTACGGATCCTCCCTGAGCATCCATCTCCTCGAGAATGCTGCGTGCCTTATCTGATAATCCAAGGTTAACACAAGCATTAACAATACCATAGCCCACAGATCTATCAAGCAAAACCGACGAAGGCTCTAACTTTTGAGCTTCAATGATCAAAGTCGCTAAACTCTTGACACTCCCATTGTTAAGAAATCCATTAACCACTTCACGATAAGTTTCTTCACCAAACTTTGAATCTTCACAACAATGCAGAATAGTTGCAGACACATATTCTAAATTGCCCGACTTTATGTACCCACTAACCAAATTGATGAAAAAGGcacttttgtttgaaaaaccAAATCCATCCATCAAACCTTCCAACTCAATTATCTTTTCTCCAAGCCCCTTAAGTGCATACAAATAAGCAAGAGAACCAAAACTCGATTCATCTGGCCTAATACCCAAAACGGACATTGTTTCAACAACATTCTCAGCATCGCTCACTGATTCTAGTTCACGGCAACACCCTTCCAATGCCGCATTACAAGCGGGCAGGTCAGGTTTCATAAAATCCAACTTCTCATCCAAAGAAATCCTACAATTTTCTTCGAAAACCCGCAAAAATGCGACAAAGTTACCATTTTTCCTACTTATTTCAACAAGCGCACTCCCCCATAACCCAAAGGGAACAAAATACCTATTTTTTAGCATACACTTTATCAAAGCAAAAGCAGGGGCAGCAGTGTTGGCACATTTCATGCCACTCAATAAATTTCCAAGCGTTTCAAAATCCAACAACTGAGGCTTCTTCTCTATAAGATAGACCACAGAGGCAAAAGCCCTCTTGAGATTGTGAATGTCGTTGAGGGAGGACAAGTGAGTGATGAGAGAATTGGTGAGGGACTTACTTGGGAAGACAGTGTTACTGGTGAGGGTCTTGAAGGATTTCCACGCCTCATCGGTGTTGCTGGTGAGGAGGGACTGATGGAGGTTGGCCTCTAGCGTGGCTATGTGATCTGGGGTCAGGGCTCGCGGAGGTTGGTCTGGGGATGCTGGAGGCGGTGGTGATGGGGTTTTCTTGAGGGCGAATATGGAAGGTTGGAGGAAGGAGTAGAGGGATGGAATTTCGGGTGTGGAGGAGAAGGGTCTCCGCGGGAGAAAGGAGAGTGATCTCCTCAACATTTCTCTACCGGGTTCTCTGTTCCGAGTTCTCCATGCATCTTCTCTGTTTCCGTATATGTGCATTCATTTGAGTGAAGTTTACGTTTTCATTATTAAAATAAGGGACTTAACAAACAGCTGGAATAGCTCAGTTGGCTAGAGCGTGTGGCTGTTAACCACAAGGTCGGAGGTTCGAGCCCTCCTTCTAGCGGTTTTTATTTTGTCCACCctttttctttgtgtttttatgGTACCAACTTGTAATGCATAAAGCACATCTAGTAAAGTTTGCACTAAACCGAAGTTATTGGTGAACCGATAATATTGCAATAATATTTTGAACTATGATGCCGAAACTAATCTATAGGGAGGGAGAGAACTGGCCCAACTCTCACGGCCGATGTCGATCGGTTCAATGGTGGGTTTGTCAATGATTAACTCATCCCAAATAATCAAATTCACATCACAATTTCACAATAAATCAATACAAACttcacaaaaaatttaaaaatgcataataaataaactcaaaaaatcacaataaaaatcataaattaaaacaaacaaacaaatggaGTTGAGAGAAGCTCGATGATGCATGGCTTTAATGAATAGAGTGtataggggtggcaatatgtcacacgacccgttaacccaacacgaatacgacacgataatagcgggttagggtttagccttaatgggttcgggtcaaaacggtttgacccgttaagacacgattgcttaacgggttgataacgggttaatccgttttgacccgttatgatacgttaagaaagttaaagttacaattatacccttatatctaaaaataaaattgttagaatttcaatttcgatatttttattatttggattgtagttttggacttataataagttttataatttttatagaaattgtaattttaacatttatataaaattatgctaaatttaatcaggttaaaaaggttaatttcagacctattcaacctatttatataaatagtttaaaatgagttgtattgtgtcgtattaacctattttgtaatattttcttaatttatttgtttacttataaaaaaaacatatttcgtaatatttattaatgggtcaaaacgggttgacacgacacgacccgttatgttaatgggtcgtgttagggtttgagattttgacacgataagcttaacgggtcgggttagggttaacctatatgacccgttaacacgatttgacacgacacgaacacgacccgttaatacgatttgacacccctaagaGTGTAGCACGATGTGGGGGTCTACGGGGCAAAGGGCAACAGCTTCATTTTTGTGGAGGTCTGAGAATGAGGAGGGAGTTGGGACTCTGGGAGCAGTGGGAGGGTGTCAGAACCCCATACTTTGTGGCCTATGGCCAAGCCACCAACCATGCCATGACAAGTCTTGATGGGCTAATGGTTGATGCCTTGATACTGCCATAGCCATACCTTGACACGCACAAGGCACCCAGCGAGGCTATTGGCCACGTGTAGCCCAACACGCAAGCCAACATGCGCTTGGCCAGCGAGGTTAGTAACCATGCTCAACCCAGTGCATGCTTATGTGCATGCCCCTGCGTTGCATGGCCTTACGCACGCCGGCCCAACACCAACAGAAATAGGCCAACACCAAGGCCACCAGTCTGGGCCATGCCAGGCCAACACCAATCTAGCCATGTTGTGAGCCAACCTAAGCCATCATGGGCCAAGCCATGCCAAGAGTCACGTGGGGCCCATCCAAGGCCTTGTTTGCATGGGATCACTCTAGGGtttccttttatgtttttactATAAATAAGACACTTCGTCATTTCATTTGTATCTTTTGACAATTTTCTTTTGGAACACTTGTGAATGTTCTTAAGGTCTATTTCGTTGCCTTTGCACTTGAGCTCTTTTTGGTGCAATTTGTGGATCCTAATGAGAGGATTAACACATTGCAATTTGTGAATAGGTGCTATCCATTTATTTGTCTTTGTTTTATCATCTTGCAATTTGTGAATAGATgttgattcattttatcaatctcttGTTTATTGTCCATTCAATCTTCATATCATCCATTTATCAATCTTTTGCatattttcattctctattcaaaaatccaaaaataattttatgttcTTATCTTTTCTAGTTTGTTcatatatttttggaaaaatatagttgcaagtacaattgtacactaatctgtgcaccaatgtgatgtgattggtcaaaaagtagattttattgaaaacagtgttaatttaaattttaagtatgaataaatcagtattggtacataggttagtacgcgactgtgcttgtatgtagcaaaactctatatttttttgtattttctcgCATATCAAACGTATCCTAAGCCTCCATCTTTCCAATGCCATATTCCTATAATCCCCACTTTCCAATATAAGCCTTCCTTCATCCAACTAAACCCTAGCCACCTCTCAAGAGCTCCACTCAGCAACTTCCTAAATTTAAGGAAAGTTGACTCATCCTAATCACATCCTTTGATCTTAGGAATCTCCATCTCATCTccaattccttaaatctctcaaaTCTTTCAATCCATCTAATCATCCAAGATCTTCTTCTATTTGCCAAAACCAAAACACCCATCCCATAATTGATCCCACATTCTAGGGATCACATTAATCAAACCAACTCTAATATGAAACCCCAAAACATGGAAACCATATTTCCCTTGCCCCCTTGCGTGTTGCCCTAGCCACCAAACCCTAACCTCACTTCACTCCTCCAACCCTAGCCCATACCAATTCAGCGCGACCCTCAAGGACAAGCACAAGTCGTGCCACATTGTGTTCCCTTACATTACATTCATCAACACACTTAGATTACTCTactacatcatcatcatcacttccATCACTCAAACACTAAACTTTCATCAACCTAGGGACCCTCCATTACCACGCAAGTCCAAGGCCATGCAAATTGGATAGGCACAATCGGTCATCATCACAACAAAGCAAGCTCGTGAACTTTAATGTTTAGGGACTAGACCGAGGTCCCTAACAGGGGAACAGCGggcgttgagagagagagagagagagagagaccagagGGTTATTAAACCCTACTTCGAAACGACACAATCttgccctttttttcttttctcttttttttaaaaaaaaaaatatatatataatccatgttcaaaacgacgtcgtttcactCAATTAAGTGAAATGACGTCGttttatatataagagaaaaaattatatataccgTCGACCGATTCGGTGGTCTGACAGCGGTTCAAATAAGAAAAACTAATCAAATGGAGGTAGGGAGTTGAGAATCTTGaaacagagaagaagaaaagtaaCCAAGTTTCAAAACTAATTAGAGTACATACTTTGATGGGAAATGTACtttaaactaatatatatatatatatatatatatgtatatattgaaGTAGTGTATATGTTTATACATAACaatttaattagaaatataaaattttaaatttaaattataatgacGTGgatcacactttttttttaaaatataataacttttaACCTAGTTTTatccataaaatatttatttaaacatGACCGCAATCTTAATTAAGACTTTTGCTTGAAGAGCTTGTAAGGATGAGTTGCCTATTCTTAGCAATCTTAACAAGAGAAATATTCATGTGGAAGATAAATATTACTTCTCAAGTCGGGCCAAGAGGATGTTTTACATACTTTAATCTTCTGTCCAGCAATTAGGGATCTATGGAAGAAGTATTTGCCTTTCTACGGAATATAGATACAGGGATGGATTTCTTGGCTACTGCTATATATGTGATGGAGAAGGGCAA contains:
- the LOC122310935 gene encoding pentatricopeptide repeat-containing protein At1g69290, producing MLRRSLSFLPRRPFSSTPEIPSLYSFLQPSIFALKKTPSPPPPASPDQPPRALTPDHIATLEANLHQSLLTSNTDEAWKSFKTLTSNTVFPSKSLTNSLITHLSSLNDIHNLKRAFASVVYLIEKKPQLLDFETLGNLLSGMKCANTAAPAFALIKCMLKNRYFVPFGLWGSALVEISRKNGNFVAFLRVFEENCRISLDEKLDFMKPDLPACNAALEGCCRELESVSDAENVVETMSVLGIRPDESSFGSLAYLYALKGLGEKIIELEGLMDGFGFSNKSAFFINLVSGYIKSGNLEYVSATILHCCEDSKFGEETYREVVNGFLNNGSVKSLATLIIEAQKLEPSSVLLDRSVGYGIVNACVNLGLSDKARSILEEMDAQGGSVGLGVYVPILKAYRKEHRTAEATQLVMEITNSGLQLDLETYDSLIEASMSSQDFQSAFSLFRDMREARVPDLKGSYLTIMTGLMENHRPELMAAFLDEVVEDPRIEVATHDWNSIIHAFCKAGRLEDARRTFRRMIFLQFEPNDQTYLSLINGYVTIEKYFSVLMLWNEVKRKVSNDGQKGVKFDHNLVDAFLYALVKGGFFDAVMQVVEKTQEMKIFVDKWRYKQAFMETHKKLKVAKLRKRNFRKMEALVAFKNWAGLNA